In Methylobacterium sp. WL1, the sequence ACGCGGACAAGGGACGCGGACAGGGGACAAGGGACAGGGGACGCTTGGGCCACGTGGGACACGGACAGGACCGGCCGCTGGTGTTCATCGGCGATTCGATCACCGCGGGCTGGGGCGAGGCCCGGGCCGAGACGTTCGCGCGGCACGGCTTCGCGGCGCGCGGCATTCCGGGGCAGACGAGCGGTGAGATCCGCGCCCGCTTTCGCCGCGACGCGGCCGGTGCCCGGGGCGTCCACCTGCTGTGCGGGGTCAACGACATCGCCGAGATCGGCGGCCCGGTCTCGGACGGGGCGATCCGCGACAACATCGCCGCCATGGCGCGGCTGGCCTTCGA encodes:
- a CDS encoding GDSL-type esterase/lipase family protein, with amino-acid sequence MGHGQDRPLVFIGDSITAGWGEARAETFARHGFAARGIPGQTSGEIRARFRRDAAGARGVHLLCGVNDIAEIGGPVSDGAIRDNIAAMARLAFEAGLPLWIGTVMPSDFWGWRPELRPVARIHALNRWIRAHCAASAAALIDYHTPLATPSGALRPDFTADGIHLNGAGYAAIERAMLTALAPGADR